agggtattatgcttagcaaaataagtcaatcagagaaagacaactatcatatgatctccctgatatgaggaagtggtgatgcaacatgggggatttgggggataggaaaaggacaaatgaaacaagatgggatctggaaggagacaaaccataagagattcttaatgtcacaaaacaaactgagggttgctggagggagggggttagggagagggtggggttatggacattggggagggtatgtactatggtgagtgctgtgaagtgtgtaaacctggtgattcacagacctgtaccccagggctaatagtacattacatgtttattaaaaatttttaaaaattattaaaagaaataattttaaatccagaaataatgaaaagaatacaGTTGGTAAAAAAACATAgatctttaaacattttctcttttacttttaaattgcTTCATTGaaagttcagttttaaaaaatatataataaaggttTTAATAAGCAAGTTTCTTATGGATTTGTGTTCCAGTATATTACCTTTATTTATTATCTTGTGTCATTTATGTGACATTTGTCTCGTCTTCTCTGATAATTTTCCTTGACTTTATATTTCCCAAAGGAAGGCcctgatttcaaaataagaaaaatggtaaGATGTCTTGATACTTAACCTATCTTTGAGTTGTCTAAATGATCATTACTTATCACAAAGATTTATctgcatactttttttaaaaagcataatagaaataattaggtttgttttgctttctatttttaaaattatttttttaaaatttacattcagtttagttcacatatagtgtattatGAGTTACAGGGGTAgaagttagtgattcatcagatGCATGTAATAGCCAAtactcatcacaacaagtaccctccataatgcccatcacccatgtCCCCCCTactccccctccagcaaccctcagtttgttccctatagttaagagtctcttatggttttgcATTCTCCAAATTTTAATTCTATTGTGAGAGTTCTCACTATCCATGTAAAATAAACTTTATGATGATTGTTCACCTTTTAGATTAGataaaacatattcatttttacatttaaagacattaaaaatgtattggtAACATACATCATGGAATAAACAAGAACCTTGAAGATTTGGTAATGTCTTTACTGTCCATAATTCATTCTTACTAATAGGATACTTATGTGATACTAAAAGGGTAATCACagattaaaaatccttaaaagttAATTGTGTGTTATGTATCAGTTGGGAATTCCATTCTCTTCCACTTTGATAATGTTAGTTAAGATGATAAACTTAAAACTAAGTTTACAAATAAGGCCTGCCTTCCCACACCAGCCACCTATTTACCCTCTACTGtataatcttaaaagaagagaTGGGATACTTTGGAAATAACATCAAAAAAAGATTGCCCTGATCCTCCCTAGAGAAGACTCCTCAGGTACTGTAAATACCTCACGGCACAGCAGTGAGGCTCTGAGGAATTGATCCCTGAATACATGTTTCCAGCTAACAATGtctcttttctaaagaaaattattaaggCATTCACATATTGGAAACTTAAGAATCCTCAGAAGCAGATCATCCTTTAAGGGCAAGAGCTCATCCCAAATTTTCTGATTATCAGATGTTGACACAATGTCCATCCTCTAGGCAAGAAAACAAACTAAGTTAATTTTTGAGatctctgttctcttttattaatttgctttACTATTCATCTTCCATATTACcataattttgtgtattttacccagtcttaaatttgttttagtaatttttaacaGGGAGATAGTTATCACAGTTACTTAATGTCCTTTCCCCAAAATATAGGAagtacattattataattaatttttaatataatttttatagagATGGCTTAGTTATTTGGCATGGGAACCATGAGAAGattaaaaccaagaaacaggTCAGACCCTGGCCTCAGCCCAATGACAAGAGAACCTAGTTTTAGGATGGATCATAAattaatgtaagaaaaaaaatagaattattttaacaTGTACATAGTTTCCTCTTTAATAGGATCTTTTATACCTTGTCACTGCAATGCCATATTCTGCTGTATTACTTTACTTCCTCTCTCCTTAGAGTGTGAATTTCCAGAAATCACACACTGTGTCTTATCCACCTGTGAAATTCAGTGCCTACTGTACCTATTACATGGTGGATCTTCAATATATACTTTTGAATGAATGTTCAACTAAAAGAGTGAATAAATAAGCAGTATTTCTAAAGTTCTTGCAAAaggtttgttgctgttgttcttaGTAAATTAGAGATGTCCAAAGACTGGGCAGATGTCAGAATGTGGAGTTATGCATAATGGTTATAAAGTTTCTATTTATGTGACAAAGTGTTTGGAAATACATAGTGCTGAGGGCTATATAACATACTGGTTTGAAAGGCAGGTTTTATGTGATATATTTCATAATAGCACAATAAAAATCTTCTTAGATGACCCTATGCTTCAAACATCACATTAGAAATTAAATCAAGTCTTTATAAGTTGAATCTCagatcttagaaaaagaaagacatggaTACTGAAGTTGAAAAGTGGTACAAATGCCTTAGAAGATGGAGAGTTTCTGATcaaagacaatatacagcaaAAAAGTAGCTCAGGAGAAGACAGATGTATTGTGTATGAGGATAAACTGGTTATCTGCTTTTATCTCTTTCAAGGTATCCAAAGAAAACACCCCAACTCCTATGGAAGGCAAGCCTGTGCTAAATCATGAGGGCCAGCTCTTTGGAGAAAGCTACTTGTTAACTCTAACTAACCTGGGTTACCCTGGCTAGCACTAGCAGCAAACTCTATGTCCTGGTACTTTGTATATACCCAGAGTGTTGACTAAATGAGGCAAACAAAGGTCAGACTACCTCTATCGGGGCCCACAAAATCATTTACATGTAAAGTTCATCGCTCAGAGAATATCGGGCAAAAATACAAAGCTCATCAGAAATGAAGTGACTATCTTAGCTCACAGTGTCATTTTTGGAACAATTCTTTGAGAAACTTGAGTTATGGTTTTCCCACTGATACATGTGCTTCCAAACTTCTTACAAAGAGTTGATTAGCAGTCATCATTCTCCATCTGTTTAAATCTAATGCCAGATCCAGAAGATCCTGGGCTGCCTCAGCCCATCTTTTGTCTAAGGTTGACACTGTTACTGCAAACAGTCTTGGTCTAAGAAAGTGCTGGCAGTCAATCAATCAGTGTGGATGTGTGTGTCATTCTCAATTTCTTGAAGCTATACGTGAGTAAATCTTTTTTgatcccttttcttctttccagggCTAGGTTTTCTGAAAATAGAGTAACTTACTGGCTCTTACTGTCAAAAGTACTACTACCATGCCTCCTGATGTTTTCCTACAAAGATTCAAAGCCTACTTGCCTATTGATGTGTCAATAATAGCCTAACAGGAAAACAGTATTCTGTAGATTCAGCAAGTATAAATGTGTTGTTCTAAACGCTTCAGACTGTTTCAGATAATACATGATACTGATTTTTGCTAGAATTACCAGAAACCGAAATCTCTAGCTCAAGGAAGGTGACAGATTAATTGTAACTTTTCCCATTGATCCTTGGGGTACACAGAAAGTCTAGCTACCTCCTTCCCATAAAAAAGCCAAATACTCTCAGGCGGATCTGTTTGGTATTAATGCCATAGACCAGGGGGTTGAGAACAGGAGGCACAAGGAGATAGAGATTTGCAAGTACAATGTGGACGTGAGGAGGTACTTGGTGGCCAAAGCGGtgggtgaaaaaggaaaaaaaggcagggacATAGAAAATAAGAATCACACAGATGTGGGCTCCACAAGTGCTAAATGCTCGGAATTGGGCATCCTTGGAGGGCAGGCGCAGCACAGCCCGCAGGATCAAGCCATAGGAGGTGGCAATGAGGACCACATCCATGCCAGTGACTGAAAGTGCCACCGTGAGACCATAAATGGTGTTGGGCTTGATGCTGGCACAAGCCAGCTTGGCAATGCCCATGTGCTCACAATAGGTGTGGGGGATGATGTGATGTCCACAGAAGGGCAAGCGTTCGATGAGGatgacaaagggaaaaacaaagaggaGGGCACGGACCACACATGCCAGACCAATCTTCCCAATCACTGCGGCATTGAGGATGGATGTGTAATGAAGCGGTCTGCAGATAGCCACATAGCGGTCAAAAGCCATGGCCAGTAGAACAGCTGACTCTGTGGCAAAGACAGTGTGAACAAAAAACATCTGAGTGAGACAGCCATGGTAGGAAATTATGTGGGACCTAAGCCAGAAGATCGTTAGCATTTTGGGCAACGTGGTGGAACAGAGAATCAGGTCAGTGATAGAAAGTAGGCACAGGAAGAGGTACATTGGCTCATGCAGAGTTCTATCTGTCATGATGATATAGATGATGGTTCCATTGCCAATGAGAGCAAGGATATACATGGAGCAGAAGGGGATGGCAGCCCACGTGTGCTGGTCTTGCATCCCAGGGATTCCAAGTAGAATAAATGTGGAAGGATGGAAGGCAGTGTCATTGGTGACCAATGCAGAAAGCATAATGATGAAGAGAACACACGGCTTTGTCTTCCTGAAAGTGGTTAGAAAATGAAATGGATCATCCTAGATGTCACTTATTCCTCCCACATAACCATTCAGTTTCTTGCCtctttttcattcccaccaattCTACTCCAATTcatgctttcttcatttcttgccTGGGGtattaaaatagctttttaactAATGTGCCTATTTCTAGGCTTCCCATCAATCAGTGAAGCCTCTAATTGGTAGGAAATATTTTATCATGTGAAATTCATCAATAATAACACAAATGCAACCTTCCTTAGTGTATGCTATTCGGAATCCCTGTATTACCCTCCTCTGATCTACACCCCACCACTTCCCATCATATTCTaggtcctgggaccctggatATAGTCCAGTCCAGACTCTCCTGCTCTCTTACTTCTGATTGGGTTTGACataggaaacacaagcagagggttAAAGGCAGGTAAGAGATTTATTCCTTCAACTCCCTCCCCGTAGGATTGCTGCAAGctgtttttttctgtataaatatCCTTCTCTGGCCTTGGTTTCTTCTTATAACCATGTCCTCCTCTTGTCCCCTTACTTCAAGGGATGACAACAGAGCCTGCTGTCACTAATCCAGGAACTTCACAAACACTAGTGACTTCCCTTCCCTTACCTATATGTTTGAAAATGGTTTT
This genomic window from Mustela nigripes isolate SB6536 unplaced genomic scaffold, MUSNIG.SB6536 HiC_scaffold_643, whole genome shotgun sequence contains:
- the LOC132008676 gene encoding olfactory receptor 52D1-like, encoding MLSALVTNDTAFHPSTFILLGIPGMQDQHTWAAIPFCSMYILALIGNGTIIYIIMTDRTLHEPMYLFLCLLSITDLILCSTTLPKMLTIFWLRSHIISYHGCLTQMFFVHTVFATESAVLLAMAFDRYVAICRPLHYTSILNAAVIGKIGLACVVRALLFVFPFVILIERLPFCGHHIIPHTYCEHMGIAKLACASIKPNTIYGLTVALSVTGMDVVLIATSYGLILRAVLRLPSKDAQFRAFSTCGAHICVILIFYVPAFFSFFTHRFGHQVPPHVHIVLANLYLLVPPVLNPLVYGINTKQIRLRVFGFFMGRR